In one Gracilinanus agilis isolate LMUSP501 chromosome 6, AgileGrace, whole genome shotgun sequence genomic region, the following are encoded:
- the CDK4 gene encoding cyclin-dependent kinase 4, which yields MDIPRYEPVAEIGVGAYGTVYKARDPHSGHFVALKSVKVPTGGGSGGALLVSTVREVALLRRLEAFEHPNVVQLMDVCATVRTDRETKVTLVFEHVDQDLRTYLDKAPPPGLPLETIKDLMRQFLRGLDFLHANCIVHRDLKPENILVISSGTVKLADFGLARIYSCQMALTPVVVTLWYWAPEVLLQSAYATPVDMWSVGCIFAEMFRRKPLFCGNSEADQLSKIFDLIGLPAEDDWPPDISVPRGAFTPCSPQPLQSVVPELEGPGAQLLLEMLNFSPHKRISTFRALQHSYLQTAGEGNPE from the coding sequence ATGGACATTCCTCGCTATGAGCCAGTGGCCGAGATTGGCGTGGGTGCCTATGGGACGGTGTACAAGGCCCGGGACCCCCACAGTGGCCACTTCGTGGCCCTCAAGAGTGTGAAAGTCCCCAcaggaggaggaagtgggggcGCCCTGCTGGTCAGCACTGTCCGGGAGGTGGCCCTCCTTAGGAGGCTGGAGGCCTTTGAACATCCCAATGTTGTTCAGCTAATGGATGTCTGTGCCACTGTTCGAACTGACCGAGAGACCAAGGTGACCCTGGTGTTTGAACATGTGGACCAAGACCTGAGGACATATCTGGACAAGGCCCCTCCACCAGGGCTGCCTTTGGAGACCATTAAGGACTTAATGAGACAATTCTTAAGAGGCCTAGACTTTCTTCATGCCAACTGCATTGTCCACCGAGACCTGAAGCCAGAAAACATACTTGTGATCAGTAGTGGGACAGTCAAGCTGGCTGATTTTGGCTTAGCCCGGATCTACAGCTGCCAGATGGCACTCACACCTGTGGTAGTTACTCTCTGGTACTGGGCCCCTGAGGTTCTCCTGCAGTCGGCATATGCAACACCTGTGGACATGTGGAGTGTTGGCTGCATCTTTGCTGAGATGTTCCGTAGGAAGCCTCTCTTCTGTGGAAACTCTGAAGCTGACCAGTTAAGCAAAATCTTTGACCTGATTGGACTCCCAGCAGAAGATGATTGGCCTCCTGACATTTCTGTGCCCCGAGGAGCCTTTACTCCTTGTAGTCCCCAGCCTTTACAGTCTGTTGTGCCTGAGCTGGAGGGACCTGGAGCACAACTGCTGCTGGAAATGCTGAACTTTAGCCCCCACAAACGAATTTCCACCTTCCGAGCTCTGCAACACTCTTACCTACAGACAGCTGGGGAAGGGAACCCAGAATGA